A genomic region of Alligator mississippiensis isolate rAllMis1 chromosome 6, rAllMis1, whole genome shotgun sequence contains the following coding sequences:
- the DNA2 gene encoding DNA replication ATP-dependent helicase/nuclease DNA2: protein MEPSRDERPGSGAREEPVPPESFQKKTVDFTDTVLVKCLNNRYRVLRVNVVQKKGEDPEMHLTIAASQSPEDTELCILRNDWNSVPVLPGDIIHLEGACNSGSWIINGESGYLILYPDLLISGTTVSNSIRCMRKAVLSEKFRSCESGSRQMLVGTVLHEIFQQAITNNLAAEKVQELAFKIVYGPKYLKELYHLNLKQEEIMQEIEGYFPSFSKWAEDYMCKPSQDNQSKMQLKLSSDGKKDLSYNIEITQVLDIEENIWSPRFGLKGKLDVTVGVKIHHSYGTQYKIMPLELKTGKESNSIEHRSQVILYTLLSQERRMDPEAGLLLYLKTGNMHTVPGNRLDRRELIKLRNQLASYLVHNVCKSAMGNKQTQLASLPPVINDSQACKYCSQMHNCVLYSRAVEQQMDDVIIPSAMIPVIDRETQHLKLSHLQYFNLWYLMLTLELQAGEGKKGYKNIWMMPASEREKSGDCIGNMIRMEQVQEVSDGQYLHYFQRKSGALPGTNLLVGDRVVVSGEEKTLLGLAAGYVKEVNMTKVSCLLDRNLSKLPKNTIFRLDHEEGGFGIDVPLGNLSKLMENSSASEKLRSLIIDFRKPQFIQHLSSVLPPEAKETVANILKGLNKPQKQAMKQVLLSKDYTLIVGMPGTGKTTTICALVRILYACGFNVLLTSFTHTAVDNILLKLARFKVGFLRLGRVQKVHPDIQKFTEEEICRSKSIKSVMHLEELYNSQPVIATTCMGVNHPIFARKRFDFCIVDEASQISQPVCLGPLFCSQKFVLVGDHQQLPPLVQNAEARDLGMSESLFKRLEQNKNAVVQLTVQYRMNSKIMSLSNKLVYEGKLECGSEKVSKATVNLPDLKKLNLKLELFTGSSETWLKEVLEPNNSVCFLNTEKVPAPECVEKGGVSNVMEAKLVVFLASLFIKAGCKPSDIGIISPYRHQLKKITDLMTGSYVNKVEVNTVDKYQGRDKSIIIVSFVRNNTDDNIGTLLKDWRRLNVAVTRAKHKLIMLGCVPSLCRYPPLEKLLCHLNSEALIFNLPAGTHERVFQCNLL from the exons GAATTCTGTTCCAGTACTTCCAGGAGATATTATTCATTTAGAAGGAGCATGCAACTCTGGTTCTTGGATAATAAATGGAGAGTCTGGATACTTAATACTATACCCAGACTTGCTGATTTCTGGCACCACGGTATCAAATAGCATTCGATGTATGAGAAAAGCAGTGCTGAGCGAGAAGTTCAGG AGTTGTGAGTCTGGTTCACGTCAAATGCTGGTTGGCACAGTCCTTCATGAGATTTTCCAGCAAGCAATAACTAATAATTTGGCAGCAGAAAAAGTACAAGAACTAGCCTTCAAAATTGTCTATGGACCAAAATATCTAAAAGAATT GTACCACTTAAATCTGAAACAAGAGGAAATAATGCAAGAGATAGAGGGCTATTTTCCATCATTTTCTAAGTGGGCAGAAGATTACATGTGCAAGCCTAGTCAAGATAATCAAAGTAAAATGCAGCTGAAACT ATCAAGTGATGGAAAAAAGGATTTATCTTATAATATTGAAATTACACAGGTCCTAGATATTGAAGAGAATATCTGGTCTCCCAGGTTTGGACTAAAGGGCAAGCTTGATGTTACTGTTGGTGTGAAAATACATCATAGCTATGGAACTCAGTATAAGATAATGCCTTTGGAACTTAAAACTGGCAAGGAATCCAACTCTATAGAGCACAGAAGTCAG GTTATACTATATACACTTTTGAGCCAGGAACGAAGGATGGATCCGGAGGCTGGACTTCTTCTCTACCTTAAAACTGGCAATATGCATACTGTGCCTGGCAATCGATTGGATAGGAGAG AACTAATAAAGTTAAGAAACCAACTGGCCTCCTATTTAGTCCATAATGTGTGTAAATCTGCGATGGGAAATAAGCAGACACAGCTTGCGTCCTTGCCTCCTGTAATTAATGACAGTCAAGCCTGTAAATACTGCTCACAAATGCACAACTGTGTTCTTTATAGCAG AGCTGTAGAGCAACAGATGGATGATGTCATAATTCCTTCTGCTATGATACCTGTTATAGACAGAGAGACCCAGCATCTGAAACTCTCTCATTTGCAGTATTTCAATCTGTGGTATCTAATGTTAACCTTGGAGTTGCAAGCTGGAGAGGGTAAAAAAGGATATAAAAATATATGGATGATGCCTGCTTCAGAAAG AGAGAAGTCTGGAGATTGCATTGGAAACATGATCAGAATGGAACAGGTACAGGAAGTGTCTGATGGGCAGTATCTTCATTATTTCCAGCGTAAAAGTGGTGCCTTGCCAGGAACAAACCTGTTGGTAGGTGACAGAGTTGTTGTGAGTGGAGAGGAGAAGACTTTACTTGGCTTGGCTGCTGGTTATGTTAAAGAAGTCAACATGACAAAAGTCTCTTGTTTATTGGACAG GAACCTTTCAAAACTCCCTAAAAACACAATATTTAGGTTAGATCACGAAGAAGGTGGTTTTGGTATAGATGTCCCTCTAGGAAATCTTTCTAAACTGATGGAAAACTCTTCTGCCAG tGAAAAACTTCGCAGTTTAATAATTGACTTCCGCAAACCCCAGTTTATCCAGCACTTGAGCTCTGTTCTTCCTCCTGAGGCAAAGGAAACTGttgcaaatattttaaagg GTCTGAATAAACCTCAGAAACAGGCGATGAAACAAGTCTTACTTTCAAAAGATTACACTCTCATTGTGGGCATGCCTGGAACAGGAAAAACTACCACAATATGTGCTCTA GTACGAATTCTTTATGCCTGTGGCTTCAATGTTCTGCTGACTAGCTTTACACATACTGCTGTAGACAACATCTTGCTGAAGCTGGCCAGGTTCAAAGTAGGATTCTTGCGCTTGGGGCGAGTTCAGAAGGTTCATCCAGATATACAGAAGTTTACAGAGGAAGAAATTTGtagatccaaatcaattaaatctGTAATGCACTTGGAAGAGCTATATAACAGTCAG cCAGTAATTGCAACAACATGCATGGGAGTAAACCATCCAATTTTTGCTCGGAAACGGTTTGACTTTTGCATAGTGGATGAGGCATCCCAAATAAGCCAGCCAGTTTGCCTAGGCCCACTTTTCTGTTCTCAGAAGTTTGTGTTGGTGGGGGACCATCAACAGCTACCTCCACTTGTACAGAATGCAGAAGCAAG AGATCTTGGCATGAGTGAGAGCTTATTCAAGAGACTGGAACAGAACAAGAATGCTGTTGTCCAACTAACTGTGCAGTACAGAATGAATAG TAAAATTATGTCACTGAGTAACAAGTTGGTGTATGAAGGCAAACTGGAATGTGGCTCAGAGAAAGTGTCAAAGGCCACTGTTAACTTGCCAGACTTAAAAAAATTGAATCTGAAGCTGGAATTATTCACAGGCTCTTCAGAAACATGGTTGAAAGAAGTTCTTGAGCCAAACAATTCTGTCTGTTTTCTTAACACAGAGAAG GTTCCAGCACCAGAATGTGTAGAAAAAGGTGGTGTTAGTAATGTGATGGAAGCCAAACTAGTCGTCTTCCTCGCCTCCTTATTTATTAAG GCTGGCTGTAAACCTTCAGATATCGGTATCATATCACCATACAGACATCAGTTAAAGAAGATCACTGACTTGATGACAGGCTCCTATGTCAATAAAGTAGAAGTAAATACTGTGGACAAATACCAAGGGAGAGACAAAAGTATCATCATAGTATCTTTTGTCAGAAATAATACTGATGATAAT ATTGGTACACTTCTGAAGGACTGGAGGCGTCTTAATGTTGCTGTTACAAGAGCCAAGCACAAATTAATCATGCTGGGTTGTGTTCCGTCGCTGTGCCGCTATCCTCCTTTAGAGAAGCTGCTCTGCCATTTAAACTCTGAAGCACTGAT tttcaatCTTCCAGCTGGGACACATGAACGTGTTTTTCAGTGTAACCTTCTGTGA